Part of the Novosphingobium sp. KA1 genome is shown below.
CATTGCGACCGTTCCCACCCGCATGGCGCGCGGCGCGACAAAGGTCGCGTTGTAGCCGAGACTGTCTCCGGCAGCGATTTCGCGCACCTGCAGCACAGCCGCCTGCGGGCGCGCAACCTGGCGCAGCAAGGGCCCCATTTCGGCGCGCGGGATCCCGCCATAAAGCGCGATTCCGGGACGGGTCAGATCACCGTGGTATTCCGCACCCAGAGCTATGCCGCCGCTGTTGGAAAGGCTGCCGCGCGCGTGGTGCACGAGGCCGCGCGCCGCCGTCCAGCGCTCGCGTTGCAATTCGTTGAGCGGGCTGTCCTCTTCGGCAGCGACAAGATGCGAAAGCAGGGCGTCGATCTCGAGCGCCTGCACGGCATCATCGCCCAGTTCCGCCAGCGCAACGCCAAGGCGGTTCATCCCGGTATCCACCATCAGGTGGCAAGCCCCGCCTCCCGCCGCGACCCAGTGCCGTGCCTGCTCCACAGAGTTGATGACGGGCACCACGCCGCTGGCCTGCGCGAAAGCAGCTTCTGCATCGTTCATCGGGCCATGCAGGACGGCCAGGCCGCGCGGGTCGACAAGGTCGAGCAATTCTGCCGCCTCGCGCCAATGGGCGACAAAGAAGTCCCGGCACCCCGCCTCGTGCAGCAAAGGTACGACGCGCCTTGCGCCAAGGCCATAAGCGTTGGCCTTTACCGCCGCCCCTGCCCGCGCCGTTCCGGAAAGCGTGTCGAGCGCGCGCCAGTTGGAGGCCAGTGCATCACCATCGACATCGAGACGCAGGGCAGAAACGGGGACTTCGGAAAGCCCGGATCGATCAGACAGAAGGATCACCATATTCACGCGGGGGGCCACCTCGCAGTCCCCACAGAGAGACGGCAAGCGCGATGGCAACAACGATCCAGGTGTACCAGAGCCCCTGGTACGGATTGCCGCTGCTGGCGACCATGTAGCTGGAAATCAAAGGAAGGAAACCGCCAAAGTAGCCGGTGCCGAGATGATAGGGGATCGACATCGAACTGTAGCGGATTCGCGGCGGAAACATCTCGGACAGCAAGGCTGCCGCCGGCCCGTACGTCGCCCCGGCCAGCGCCATGAGCGCAACCAGCACCCCGACGATGGTGATCGCCCCGCTCAAGGTTGGCCGATCCTTGGTGAAATTGTAGCCCGCCTGCGCCAGCCAGCCTTGCAGCATCTGCCCGCGGGCAGCCTTGTCGGCCCAGGGGTACTCCGCCATCGGCAGCGGCCTGCTGCCGACTTTCAGCAAGAGGTGTTTGGCGTCGACAACGCGGTAGGCAATGCCCGCCCCGGTAAGGTCGCCCAGGAGCTTTCCGCAGTCGGTGTCCTGTTCGTTGCGGAACGGATTGAACTTGCAGTCGGGCCCTGCCACCAGCACCGGAGCCTGCTCGGCCGCGCGGGAAAGAGCCGGATTGGCATTGTTGCCGATCAGCCAGAAAGCCGGAAACAGCAGCAGCAGTGTCAGCATGTAGCCGAGGATGATCGGTTGTCGGCGCCCGACCTTGTCGGACAGGCTGCCAAAGATCACGAAAAAGGCCATCCCCACCGCAGCAGACACGCCGACGATGATTTCCGCACTGGTATCGGCCATGCGCATGGCACCCTTGAGGAAGCTCAGCGCCGAGAACATCGCGGTGTACCAGATCACCGTCAGGCCAGCGGAAATGCCGAACAGGGCGATGAAGATACGACGGCGATTGCCGGGATACGTGAAGCTTTCCTTGAACGGATTGCCGGAAAGCTTGCCCTCCTCGCGCATCGCGCGGAACACCGGGCTCTCCGAAAGCTTGAGGCGCATGTAGAGTGACAGCGCCAGCAGCACGAGCGACAGGACAAACGGCAGGCGCCAGCCCCAGGCTTCCCATGTTGCCGGGCTCATCATCGCCTTGCAGGAAAGGACGACGATCAGGCTGAGCACAAAGCCCCCGACCACGCTGGCCTGGATAAACCCGGTGTGAAATCCTCGCCGGTGCCTCGGCGAGTGTTCGGAAACATAGATCGCCGCACCGCCGTATTCACCGCCGAGCGCCAATCCCTGCACCACCCGCAGCAGCAGCACGATGACGGGCGCGGCGAGACCGATGCTTGCGGATGAGGGCGTGAAGCCGACCCCGGCCGTCGCGACGCCCATGAGCGTGACGGTGACCAGGAACGTGTACTTGCGCCCCAGTCGGTCCCCCAGAAAGCCGAACAGGATCGCGCCCAGCGGCCGGAAACAGAAGCCCACCGCAAAGCCCGCCCAGACCAGCAGGGTTTCCAGCGTCTCGTTGCCCGAGGGGAAAAAGGTATTTCCGATCACGGCCGCCAAGGTGCCGTAGATGAAGAAGTCGTACCATTCGAACACGGTCCCCATCGATGAGGCCGCGATCACCAGCCTCATGTCGGACGCGCTGGGCTCGGTCCCATGCGAATTGCGCGGCGTTTCGGCCATTCACCCCCCTCTGCGACCTGGCCCCCACCGGCCCGATCGCTGGTCATATTAGCCGTTCCGGGCTGGCTCTGGAAGCGCTGCGAGCGCAGCCTTCCATGGCAACGTCACCGCCCCATGACGGGCCGGATAGTCGCGCGCGGCGGCGATCTGCGAAAGTCCCGGCCAATCCGGGAGCGAGGCCTGCCCGCCGAGCCAGCTTGCGATCGCTTCGTTCGCCTCGGCAATGTCGGCCCGGCTGCGGCCTTGCACGGCATCGGCAAAGATAGCGGCTGCGGCCTGCCCGATGGCGCAGGCATGGCTGCGAATACCGATACGCTCCACCCGCCCGCATGCATCAAGGGCAAGGCCGAGCGCGATGGTGCTACCGCAGCTTGGCGAGCGCGCCTCGGCCTGGAAGGGCAGGCTATCATCCCAGCCATGTTCAGCGAGCCTGACGGCCAGCCCCAGCACTTCGGGGGTGTAGAGAACGGTTGCAGACACCGGACTATGCCGCCCCGCTGCTCAGGACTGGCCGTCGGCGTCTTCGCGGGTTTCAGCCGCACGCGCCTCCCGGCGGCGTTCGCCCAGCATCTTCACCAGCGCTTCGCTGCTGGCATTG
Proteins encoded:
- a CDS encoding alanine racemase, with amino-acid sequence MVILLSDRSGLSEVPVSALRLDVDGDALASNWRALDTLSGTARAGAAVKANAYGLGARRVVPLLHEAGCRDFFVAHWREAAELLDLVDPRGLAVLHGPMNDAEAAFAQASGVVPVINSVEQARHWVAAGGGACHLMVDTGMNRLGVALAELGDDAVQALEIDALLSHLVAAEEDSPLNELQRERWTAARGLVHHARGSLSNSGGIALGAEYHGDLTRPGIALYGGIPRAEMGPLLRQVARPQAAVLQVREIAAGDSLGYNATFVAPRAMRVGTVAMGYADGYLRCWSGKGAFRPAGGDAGVRLPVVGRVSMDLTILDLSALPTLGEGDWVTADYDLPEAAAVSGLSQYELLTLLGRRFTR
- a CDS encoding MFS transporter, which produces MAETPRNSHGTEPSASDMRLVIAASSMGTVFEWYDFFIYGTLAAVIGNTFFPSGNETLETLLVWAGFAVGFCFRPLGAILFGFLGDRLGRKYTFLVTVTLMGVATAGVGFTPSSASIGLAAPVIVLLLRVVQGLALGGEYGGAAIYVSEHSPRHRRGFHTGFIQASVVGGFVLSLIVVLSCKAMMSPATWEAWGWRLPFVLSLVLLALSLYMRLKLSESPVFRAMREEGKLSGNPFKESFTYPGNRRRIFIALFGISAGLTVIWYTAMFSALSFLKGAMRMADTSAEIIVGVSAAVGMAFFVIFGSLSDKVGRRQPIILGYMLTLLLLFPAFWLIGNNANPALSRAAEQAPVLVAGPDCKFNPFRNEQDTDCGKLLGDLTGAGIAYRVVDAKHLLLKVGSRPLPMAEYPWADKAARGQMLQGWLAQAGYNFTKDRPTLSGAITIVGVLVALMALAGATYGPAAALLSEMFPPRIRYSSMSIPYHLGTGYFGGFLPLISSYMVASSGNPYQGLWYTWIVVAIALAVSLWGLRGGPPREYGDPSV
- a CDS encoding iron-sulfur cluster assembly scaffold protein; this encodes MSATVLYTPEVLGLAVRLAEHGWDDSLPFQAEARSPSCGSTIALGLALDACGRVERIGIRSHACAIGQAAAAIFADAVQGRSRADIAEANEAIASWLGGQASLPDWPGLSQIAAARDYPARHGAVTLPWKAALAALPEPARNG